From the Calditrichota bacterium genome, the window ATGTTTCGGTTGAAAGGAATGGGAATTCAGACCCCCGATGGAAGAAAAGGGGATCAATATGTGAAAATAAACGTTCAAATACCAAAAGTTTTGAACGAACGCCAAAAGGAATTACTCCGTGAATTTGAAAAAGCGGGGAAATAAACATTCATTTAATAGCAGGGAGGTCCATTATGAAAAAGAAATGGGTGGCTGTATTGGTCGCAGCAGCATTAGTGGTTGGAAGTCTGGTAACGATTATTATTACATCGGACTTTAATTTCACGCACAACAGTCTGGCGTCAAACCATGCTTCAGCTGCCGTTGAGACAAATCCGGCGTCTTCACCTTCACAAAATCCCCAATCCCAGACGGGGCTTTCAAATGATGCGTTTATGAATCAATTAAATTCGATTTTCGAAAATGCGGCAGAAAAGGTAAAACCGGCGGTCGTCACCATTTTTAGCGAAAAGGTCATCAAAATGCGGCGCCTTCAATCGCCGTTTGATTTCTTTTTCGGCCCCGATTTTTTTAACCAGTTTGGACAGGGGATGCCTCAGCAACCCAAGAAAAAAGCACCCCAATATGAAGAATTCCATCAAAAAGGCATGGGCTCCGGCGTAATCATTTCTTCCGATGGTTACATTATCACCAACAACCACGTGGTAAGCGGTGCCGATGATATTCAAGTAAAAACCACCGATGGCGTTATTCACAAGGCCAAGGTTATTGGAACCGATGCCAAAACCGATATTGCCCTGATCAAAATTAAGGCCAAAAACCTGCCGGTAGCCAAATTGGGAGACTCTTCCCAATTGAAGGTCGGCGAATGGGTACTGGCCATAGGCAATCCGTTTTCCCAGCAGTTGCACCAAACGGTTACCAAGGGAATTATCAGTGCGTTGGGCCGTTCGGATCTGAATCTGTCCTATTACGAGAATTACATTCAAACCGACGCTCCGATTAACCCGGGGAACAGCGGCGGAGCGCTCATCAATTTAAAGGGTGAAGTGATTGGTATTAACACGGCCATTGTGGCGCCTTCAGGGGCCTTTGCCGGAATCGGATTTGCCATTCCGATTAATATGGTTAAAAAGGTCACACACGATCTGAAAACCAAAGGCCACGTGATTCGCGGATGGCTGGGTGTTCAAATTCAGGCAGTAGATGAAGATTTGGCCAAGGCTCTTGGTCTGGAGAAAAACCAGGGTGTGGTGGTTTCGGAAGTAACCAAGGGCAGCCCGGCAGAGAAAGCCGGAATTAAGGTATCGGATGTAATTTTGAAATTCAACGGAAGAGATGTCACCGGGCCCAGCAACCTGGCTTTTATGGTGGCTCAGGCCATGCCGGGTACAAAGGTGAAGCTGTTGATTATGCGGAACGGTAAGGAAAAAACAATCACGGTGAAGCTGGGTGAAATGCCGGGACAACAAAAAACAAAGACGGTTATCAGCCAGGCCAATGAAATTGACTTTGGAATGGAAGTGTCGAACTTAACGCCGGATCTGGCGAAAAAATTCGGCTATGAAAAATCCAAAGGCGTGGTCATTACCAGTATCGATCCTTATGGGCCGGCGGCCAAGAAGGGTCTGAAAGAGGGCGATCTGATCCGGGAAGTGAACCGAAAACCGGTTAAAAATGTGGACGATTACAAGAAGATCGTCTCTAAATTGCACCCGGGAGATGTGGTTTTACTGCTGGTGCAGCGAGGCAAGGATAATTTCTTTGTGGCCATTGAAGTCCCGAAGAAAAAATAAAAAATAGATGTGTCCAAATTTTGCTCATCGCTCAACAGGGGAGGCTGGCGTTCGACGCCAGCTTCCCAAAAATTCTTTAACCTGAATAATTCATTAGTCACAAAGTTACGAAGACACAAAGGTATAATAAACGAAAAGATAAATAAATATTCATTGAAACAGGAAAATATACAAAATAAACTGAGC encodes:
- a CDS encoding DegQ family serine endoprotease, which codes for MKKKWVAVLVAAALVVGSLVTIIITSDFNFTHNSLASNHASAAVETNPASSPSQNPQSQTGLSNDAFMNQLNSIFENAAEKVKPAVVTIFSEKVIKMRRLQSPFDFFFGPDFFNQFGQGMPQQPKKKAPQYEEFHQKGMGSGVIISSDGYIITNNHVVSGADDIQVKTTDGVIHKAKVIGTDAKTDIALIKIKAKNLPVAKLGDSSQLKVGEWVLAIGNPFSQQLHQTVTKGIISALGRSDLNLSYYENYIQTDAPINPGNSGGALINLKGEVIGINTAIVAPSGAFAGIGFAIPINMVKKVTHDLKTKGHVIRGWLGVQIQAVDEDLAKALGLEKNQGVVVSEVTKGSPAEKAGIKVSDVILKFNGRDVTGPSNLAFMVAQAMPGTKVKLLIMRNGKEKTITVKLGEMPGQQKTKTVISQANEIDFGMEVSNLTPDLAKKFGYEKSKGVVITSIDPYGPAAKKGLKEGDLIREVNRKPVKNVDDYKKIVSKLHPGDVVLLLVQRGKDNFFVAIEVPKKK